The Pangasianodon hypophthalmus isolate fPanHyp1 chromosome 2, fPanHyp1.pri, whole genome shotgun sequence genome window below encodes:
- the tead3b gene encoding TEA domain family member 3 b isoform X1: MDSDAEGVWSPDIEQSFQEALAIYPPCGRRKIILSDEGKMYGRNELIARYIKLRTGKTRTRKQVSSHIQVLARKKVREFQAGIKVSSHLQVLARRKSREIQSKLKAMNLDQASKDKALQNMASLSSAQIVSPNLIKSQLPPLPQPPYAPPPRFWPTPIPGQPGPSQDIKPFAHTYTNLSGPVPPPISAYEPLAPPLPPAATAVPVWQDRTIASSKLRMLEYSAFMEVPRDQDTYSKHLFVHIGQTNPSYSDPLLEAVDIRQIYDKFPEKKGGLKELYEKGPQNAFFLVKFWADLNSNDMQDGPGSFYGVSSQYCSTENMTITVSTKVCSFGKQVVEKVETEYARVEGGKCVYRIHRSPMCEYMINFIHKLKHLPEKYMMNSVLENFTILQVVTNRETQETLLCIAFVFEVSTSEHGAQYHVYRLIKD; this comes from the exons GCCGTAATGAACTCATTGCCAGGTACATTAAGCTGAGGACAGGAAAAACCCGCACAAGGAAACag GTCTCTAGTCACATACAGGTGTTAGCACGGAAGAAAGTCCGCGAGTTCCAAGCGGGTATAAAG GTTTCTAGCCATTTGCAGGTTCTTGCCCGGAGAAAATCTCGCGAAATACAGTCAAAGCTGAAG GCCATGAACTTG GATCAAGCATCCAAAGACAAGGCTCTTCAGAATATGGCGTCGCTGTCCTCGGCCCAGATAGTGTCTCCAAATCTGATCAAGAGCCAGCTTCCTCCACTGCCACAGCCGCCCTATGCACCTCCCCCTCGG TTTTGGCCGACTCCAATCCCAGGACAACCTGGACCCTCTCAGGA CATCAAGCCTTTTGCACATACCTACACAAACCTATCCGGACCTGTTCCACCTCCCATATCAG CGTATGAGCCTTTGGCACCCCCTCTGCCCCCAGCGGCCACCGCCGTGCCTGTGTGGCAGGACCGCACCATCGCCTCTTCCAAGCTACGCATGCTTGAGTATTCCGCCTTCATGGAGGTTCCCAGAGACCAGGACACT TACAGCAAACATTTGTTTGTGCACATCGGTCAGACCAACCCGTCATACAGCGATCCCCTGCTAGAGGCAGTGGACATACGGCAGATCTACGACAAATTCCCAGAGAAGAAGGGAGGGCTGAAAGAGCTGTATGAAAAGGGCCCACAAAATGCTTTTTTCCTGGTCAAATTCTGG GCGGATCTGAATAGCAATGATATGCAGGATGGGCCTGGATCTTTCTATGGCGTCAGCAGCCAGTACTGCAGCACTGAGAATATGACCATCACCGTCTCCACAAAAGTCTGCTCGTTTGGCAAGCAGGTGGTAGAGAAAGTAGAG ACGGAGTATGCAAGAGTGGAAGGAGgaaagtgtgtgtacaggatcCACCGCTCGCCCATGTGCGAATACATGATCAACTTCATCCACAAGCTCAAGCATCTGCCTGAGAAGTACATGATGAACAGCGTCTTGGAGAACTTCACCATTTTACAG GTGGTGACTAACAGGGAAACACAGGAAACTCTGCTTTGCATAGCATTTGTATTCGAAGTGTCGACGAGCGAACACGGGGCACAGTACCACGTCTACCGTCTCATTAAAGACTAG
- the tead3b gene encoding TEA domain family member 3 b isoform X3 — protein MDSDAEGVWSPDIEQSFQEALAIYPPCGRRKIILSDEGKMYGRNELIARYIKLRTGKTRTRKQVSSHIQVLARKKVREFQAGIKVSSHLQVLARRKSREIQSKLKAMNLDQASKDKALQNMASLSSAQIVSPNLIKSQLPPLPQPPYAPPPRFWPTPIPGQPGPSQDIKPFAHTYTNLSGPVPPPISAATAVPVWQDRTIASSKLRMLEYSAFMEVPRDQDTYSKHLFVHIGQTNPSYSDPLLEAVDIRQIYDKFPEKKGGLKELYEKGPQNAFFLVKFWADLNSNDMQDGPGSFYGVSSQYCSTENMTITVSTKVCSFGKQVVEKVETEYARVEGGKCVYRIHRSPMCEYMINFIHKLKHLPEKYMMNSVLENFTILQVVTNRETQETLLCIAFVFEVSTSEHGAQYHVYRLIKD, from the exons GCCGTAATGAACTCATTGCCAGGTACATTAAGCTGAGGACAGGAAAAACCCGCACAAGGAAACag GTCTCTAGTCACATACAGGTGTTAGCACGGAAGAAAGTCCGCGAGTTCCAAGCGGGTATAAAG GTTTCTAGCCATTTGCAGGTTCTTGCCCGGAGAAAATCTCGCGAAATACAGTCAAAGCTGAAG GCCATGAACTTG GATCAAGCATCCAAAGACAAGGCTCTTCAGAATATGGCGTCGCTGTCCTCGGCCCAGATAGTGTCTCCAAATCTGATCAAGAGCCAGCTTCCTCCACTGCCACAGCCGCCCTATGCACCTCCCCCTCGG TTTTGGCCGACTCCAATCCCAGGACAACCTGGACCCTCTCAGGA CATCAAGCCTTTTGCACATACCTACACAAACCTATCCGGACCTGTTCCACCTCCCATATCAG CGGCCACCGCCGTGCCTGTGTGGCAGGACCGCACCATCGCCTCTTCCAAGCTACGCATGCTTGAGTATTCCGCCTTCATGGAGGTTCCCAGAGACCAGGACACT TACAGCAAACATTTGTTTGTGCACATCGGTCAGACCAACCCGTCATACAGCGATCCCCTGCTAGAGGCAGTGGACATACGGCAGATCTACGACAAATTCCCAGAGAAGAAGGGAGGGCTGAAAGAGCTGTATGAAAAGGGCCCACAAAATGCTTTTTTCCTGGTCAAATTCTGG GCGGATCTGAATAGCAATGATATGCAGGATGGGCCTGGATCTTTCTATGGCGTCAGCAGCCAGTACTGCAGCACTGAGAATATGACCATCACCGTCTCCACAAAAGTCTGCTCGTTTGGCAAGCAGGTGGTAGAGAAAGTAGAG ACGGAGTATGCAAGAGTGGAAGGAGgaaagtgtgtgtacaggatcCACCGCTCGCCCATGTGCGAATACATGATCAACTTCATCCACAAGCTCAAGCATCTGCCTGAGAAGTACATGATGAACAGCGTCTTGGAGAACTTCACCATTTTACAG GTGGTGACTAACAGGGAAACACAGGAAACTCTGCTTTGCATAGCATTTGTATTCGAAGTGTCGACGAGCGAACACGGGGCACAGTACCACGTCTACCGTCTCATTAAAGACTAG
- the tead3b gene encoding TEA domain family member 3 b isoform X2, with protein MDSDAEGVWSPDIEQSFQEALAIYPPCGRRKIILSDEGKMYGRNELIARYIKLRTGKTRTRKQVSSHIQVLARKKVREFQAGIKVSSHLQVLARRKSREIQSKLKDQASKDKALQNMASLSSAQIVSPNLIKSQLPPLPQPPYAPPPRFWPTPIPGQPGPSQDIKPFAHTYTNLSGPVPPPISAYEPLAPPLPPAATAVPVWQDRTIASSKLRMLEYSAFMEVPRDQDTYSKHLFVHIGQTNPSYSDPLLEAVDIRQIYDKFPEKKGGLKELYEKGPQNAFFLVKFWADLNSNDMQDGPGSFYGVSSQYCSTENMTITVSTKVCSFGKQVVEKVETEYARVEGGKCVYRIHRSPMCEYMINFIHKLKHLPEKYMMNSVLENFTILQVVTNRETQETLLCIAFVFEVSTSEHGAQYHVYRLIKD; from the exons GCCGTAATGAACTCATTGCCAGGTACATTAAGCTGAGGACAGGAAAAACCCGCACAAGGAAACag GTCTCTAGTCACATACAGGTGTTAGCACGGAAGAAAGTCCGCGAGTTCCAAGCGGGTATAAAG GTTTCTAGCCATTTGCAGGTTCTTGCCCGGAGAAAATCTCGCGAAATACAGTCAAAGCTGAAG GATCAAGCATCCAAAGACAAGGCTCTTCAGAATATGGCGTCGCTGTCCTCGGCCCAGATAGTGTCTCCAAATCTGATCAAGAGCCAGCTTCCTCCACTGCCACAGCCGCCCTATGCACCTCCCCCTCGG TTTTGGCCGACTCCAATCCCAGGACAACCTGGACCCTCTCAGGA CATCAAGCCTTTTGCACATACCTACACAAACCTATCCGGACCTGTTCCACCTCCCATATCAG CGTATGAGCCTTTGGCACCCCCTCTGCCCCCAGCGGCCACCGCCGTGCCTGTGTGGCAGGACCGCACCATCGCCTCTTCCAAGCTACGCATGCTTGAGTATTCCGCCTTCATGGAGGTTCCCAGAGACCAGGACACT TACAGCAAACATTTGTTTGTGCACATCGGTCAGACCAACCCGTCATACAGCGATCCCCTGCTAGAGGCAGTGGACATACGGCAGATCTACGACAAATTCCCAGAGAAGAAGGGAGGGCTGAAAGAGCTGTATGAAAAGGGCCCACAAAATGCTTTTTTCCTGGTCAAATTCTGG GCGGATCTGAATAGCAATGATATGCAGGATGGGCCTGGATCTTTCTATGGCGTCAGCAGCCAGTACTGCAGCACTGAGAATATGACCATCACCGTCTCCACAAAAGTCTGCTCGTTTGGCAAGCAGGTGGTAGAGAAAGTAGAG ACGGAGTATGCAAGAGTGGAAGGAGgaaagtgtgtgtacaggatcCACCGCTCGCCCATGTGCGAATACATGATCAACTTCATCCACAAGCTCAAGCATCTGCCTGAGAAGTACATGATGAACAGCGTCTTGGAGAACTTCACCATTTTACAG GTGGTGACTAACAGGGAAACACAGGAAACTCTGCTTTGCATAGCATTTGTATTCGAAGTGTCGACGAGCGAACACGGGGCACAGTACCACGTCTACCGTCTCATTAAAGACTAG
- the tead3b gene encoding TEA domain family member 3 b isoform X4: protein MDSDAEGVWSPDIEQSFQEALAIYPPCGRRKIILSDEGKMYGRNELIARYIKLRTGKTRTRKQVSSHIQVLARKKVREFQAGIKAMNLDQASKDKALQNMASLSSAQIVSPNLIKSQLPPLPQPPYAPPPRFWPTPIPGQPGPSQDIKPFAHTYTNLSGPVPPPISAYEPLAPPLPPAATAVPVWQDRTIASSKLRMLEYSAFMEVPRDQDTYSKHLFVHIGQTNPSYSDPLLEAVDIRQIYDKFPEKKGGLKELYEKGPQNAFFLVKFWADLNSNDMQDGPGSFYGVSSQYCSTENMTITVSTKVCSFGKQVVEKVETEYARVEGGKCVYRIHRSPMCEYMINFIHKLKHLPEKYMMNSVLENFTILQVVTNRETQETLLCIAFVFEVSTSEHGAQYHVYRLIKD, encoded by the exons GCCGTAATGAACTCATTGCCAGGTACATTAAGCTGAGGACAGGAAAAACCCGCACAAGGAAACag GTCTCTAGTCACATACAGGTGTTAGCACGGAAGAAAGTCCGCGAGTTCCAAGCGGGTATAAAG GCCATGAACTTG GATCAAGCATCCAAAGACAAGGCTCTTCAGAATATGGCGTCGCTGTCCTCGGCCCAGATAGTGTCTCCAAATCTGATCAAGAGCCAGCTTCCTCCACTGCCACAGCCGCCCTATGCACCTCCCCCTCGG TTTTGGCCGACTCCAATCCCAGGACAACCTGGACCCTCTCAGGA CATCAAGCCTTTTGCACATACCTACACAAACCTATCCGGACCTGTTCCACCTCCCATATCAG CGTATGAGCCTTTGGCACCCCCTCTGCCCCCAGCGGCCACCGCCGTGCCTGTGTGGCAGGACCGCACCATCGCCTCTTCCAAGCTACGCATGCTTGAGTATTCCGCCTTCATGGAGGTTCCCAGAGACCAGGACACT TACAGCAAACATTTGTTTGTGCACATCGGTCAGACCAACCCGTCATACAGCGATCCCCTGCTAGAGGCAGTGGACATACGGCAGATCTACGACAAATTCCCAGAGAAGAAGGGAGGGCTGAAAGAGCTGTATGAAAAGGGCCCACAAAATGCTTTTTTCCTGGTCAAATTCTGG GCGGATCTGAATAGCAATGATATGCAGGATGGGCCTGGATCTTTCTATGGCGTCAGCAGCCAGTACTGCAGCACTGAGAATATGACCATCACCGTCTCCACAAAAGTCTGCTCGTTTGGCAAGCAGGTGGTAGAGAAAGTAGAG ACGGAGTATGCAAGAGTGGAAGGAGgaaagtgtgtgtacaggatcCACCGCTCGCCCATGTGCGAATACATGATCAACTTCATCCACAAGCTCAAGCATCTGCCTGAGAAGTACATGATGAACAGCGTCTTGGAGAACTTCACCATTTTACAG GTGGTGACTAACAGGGAAACACAGGAAACTCTGCTTTGCATAGCATTTGTATTCGAAGTGTCGACGAGCGAACACGGGGCACAGTACCACGTCTACCGTCTCATTAAAGACTAG
- the tead3b gene encoding TEA domain family member 3 b isoform X5 codes for MDSDAEGVWSPDIEQSFQEALAIYPPCGRRKIILSDEGKMYGRNELIARYIKLRTGKTRTRKQVSSHLQVLARRKSREIQSKLKAMNLDQASKDKALQNMASLSSAQIVSPNLIKSQLPPLPQPPYAPPPRFWPTPIPGQPGPSQDIKPFAHTYTNLSGPVPPPISAYEPLAPPLPPAATAVPVWQDRTIASSKLRMLEYSAFMEVPRDQDTYSKHLFVHIGQTNPSYSDPLLEAVDIRQIYDKFPEKKGGLKELYEKGPQNAFFLVKFWADLNSNDMQDGPGSFYGVSSQYCSTENMTITVSTKVCSFGKQVVEKVETEYARVEGGKCVYRIHRSPMCEYMINFIHKLKHLPEKYMMNSVLENFTILQVVTNRETQETLLCIAFVFEVSTSEHGAQYHVYRLIKD; via the exons GCCGTAATGAACTCATTGCCAGGTACATTAAGCTGAGGACAGGAAAAACCCGCACAAGGAAACag GTTTCTAGCCATTTGCAGGTTCTTGCCCGGAGAAAATCTCGCGAAATACAGTCAAAGCTGAAG GCCATGAACTTG GATCAAGCATCCAAAGACAAGGCTCTTCAGAATATGGCGTCGCTGTCCTCGGCCCAGATAGTGTCTCCAAATCTGATCAAGAGCCAGCTTCCTCCACTGCCACAGCCGCCCTATGCACCTCCCCCTCGG TTTTGGCCGACTCCAATCCCAGGACAACCTGGACCCTCTCAGGA CATCAAGCCTTTTGCACATACCTACACAAACCTATCCGGACCTGTTCCACCTCCCATATCAG CGTATGAGCCTTTGGCACCCCCTCTGCCCCCAGCGGCCACCGCCGTGCCTGTGTGGCAGGACCGCACCATCGCCTCTTCCAAGCTACGCATGCTTGAGTATTCCGCCTTCATGGAGGTTCCCAGAGACCAGGACACT TACAGCAAACATTTGTTTGTGCACATCGGTCAGACCAACCCGTCATACAGCGATCCCCTGCTAGAGGCAGTGGACATACGGCAGATCTACGACAAATTCCCAGAGAAGAAGGGAGGGCTGAAAGAGCTGTATGAAAAGGGCCCACAAAATGCTTTTTTCCTGGTCAAATTCTGG GCGGATCTGAATAGCAATGATATGCAGGATGGGCCTGGATCTTTCTATGGCGTCAGCAGCCAGTACTGCAGCACTGAGAATATGACCATCACCGTCTCCACAAAAGTCTGCTCGTTTGGCAAGCAGGTGGTAGAGAAAGTAGAG ACGGAGTATGCAAGAGTGGAAGGAGgaaagtgtgtgtacaggatcCACCGCTCGCCCATGTGCGAATACATGATCAACTTCATCCACAAGCTCAAGCATCTGCCTGAGAAGTACATGATGAACAGCGTCTTGGAGAACTTCACCATTTTACAG GTGGTGACTAACAGGGAAACACAGGAAACTCTGCTTTGCATAGCATTTGTATTCGAAGTGTCGACGAGCGAACACGGGGCACAGTACCACGTCTACCGTCTCATTAAAGACTAG